Proteins encoded within one genomic window of Bacillus sp. 1NLA3E:
- a CDS encoding L-lactate permease, giving the protein MFTQNFTAVGDNLLLSALVALIPILYFFWALAIKRMKGYVAGLTTLLVAIIVAVLAFKMPVGMAVMSASQGAVYGIIPIGWIIVTSVFLYKITVKTGQFDIIRSSVLSITEDRRLQVLLVAFSFGAFLEGAAGFGAPVAISAALLVGLGFNPLYAAGMCLIANTAPVAFGAIGIPIIAMEGPTGIAAMEISKMVGRQLPFLSAFIPLFIVIIMAGFKRALEVLPAILVSGFSFAITQYVTSNFIGPELPDILSALVSLFALAIFLKFWKPKTIFRFAAEQEMAATSATAKKVQETTQTYTGGQVFKAWSPFLVLTAIISVWGIPTIKLALAGHYEGTNAVLKAVNSIGHALTFMPEVPGLNNKIMNATGVPIAAVYKIEVLAAAGTAILIACIITKYITSISWNNWFVTFGETLNELKYPIITIASVVGFAYVTNASGMSTTLGMSLAKTGKLFPFFSPLLGWLGVFITGSDTSANLLFGNLQKITAESVGMHPVLALAANSSGGVTGKMISPQSIAVACAAVGLAGKESELLRFTLKYSFMLVLIICVMTFLQSTVLTWMIP; this is encoded by the coding sequence ATGTTCACACAAAATTTTACTGCTGTTGGAGATAATCTATTATTATCTGCTTTGGTTGCTCTTATTCCAATACTTTATTTCTTCTGGGCATTAGCCATTAAGAGAATGAAAGGGTATGTTGCAGGTCTAACAACTCTTTTAGTAGCAATAATCGTTGCCGTATTAGCATTTAAAATGCCAGTTGGTATGGCCGTTATGTCCGCTTCACAAGGGGCAGTTTACGGAATTATACCAATCGGCTGGATTATCGTAACATCAGTTTTCCTTTATAAAATCACAGTAAAAACAGGTCAATTCGATATCATTCGTAGCTCTGTACTTTCAATTACTGAAGACCGTCGTTTACAAGTATTATTGGTAGCGTTCTCATTCGGAGCATTCCTTGAAGGTGCTGCTGGATTCGGTGCACCGGTTGCAATTTCTGCTGCACTACTTGTAGGACTTGGCTTTAACCCACTTTATGCTGCAGGAATGTGTTTAATTGCCAACACAGCTCCAGTAGCGTTTGGTGCGATTGGTATTCCGATCATTGCAATGGAAGGTCCTACTGGTATTGCAGCTATGGAAATTTCAAAAATGGTAGGACGCCAATTACCTTTCCTTTCTGCTTTTATTCCTTTGTTCATTGTTATCATAATGGCTGGCTTTAAACGTGCACTAGAAGTTTTACCAGCAATTCTAGTTTCTGGATTCTCTTTTGCAATAACACAATATGTAACTTCAAACTTTATCGGACCAGAACTTCCAGATATTTTATCAGCACTAGTATCCCTATTTGCTTTAGCAATCTTCTTAAAATTTTGGAAACCAAAAACAATCTTCCGCTTTGCAGCTGAGCAAGAAATGGCAGCTACATCGGCTACTGCTAAAAAGGTACAAGAAACAACTCAAACCTATACTGGCGGACAAGTTTTTAAGGCTTGGTCACCATTCTTAGTATTAACTGCTATTATATCTGTATGGGGTATTCCAACTATTAAACTAGCATTAGCTGGTCACTATGAAGGGACAAATGCAGTTCTTAAAGCTGTAAATTCAATTGGTCATGCTTTAACATTTATGCCTGAAGTACCAGGATTAAATAACAAAATTATGAACGCTACTGGCGTACCAATTGCTGCAGTTTATAAGATTGAAGTATTAGCAGCTGCTGGTACAGCAATCCTAATTGCATGTATCATTACAAAATATATTACAAGTATTTCTTGGAACAACTGGTTTGTAACTTTCGGGGAAACTTTAAATGAATTAAAGTACCCAATCATTACAATTGCATCTGTTGTTGGATTCGCTTATGTAACCAACGCTTCTGGAATGAGTACAACACTTGGTATGTCATTAGCTAAGACTGGAAAATTGTTCCCATTCTTCTCGCCTTTACTTGGCTGGCTCGGCGTATTTATTACTGGATCAGACACATCTGCAAACCTTTTATTCGGAAATCTACAAAAGATTACTGCAGAGTCAGTAGGTATGCACCCAGTATTAGCACTTGCAGCCAACTCTTCTGGTGGTGTAACAGGAAAAATGATTTCTCCACAATCAATTGCTGTTGCATGTGCTGCTGTAGGATTAGCAGGTAAAGAAAGTGAACTATTACGATTCACGCTAAAATATAGCTTCATGCTTGTCTTGATAATATGTGTAATGACTTTCTTACAAAGTACTGTTCTTACTTGGATGATTCCTTAA
- a CDS encoding FadR/GntR family transcriptional regulator, with protein MKYRQIKQTKIYEEVADAVHDKIKSGELKPGDKLDSVQQLAENFCVSRSAVREALTALKAMGLIEMKQGEGTYIREFEPTLISSPLTSAILMNEDDVRNLVEVRKILEDGIVVAAAKKRSEADLEAMLQALQDMENANGNEELGEKADFQFHFALASATRNPLLVSLINNVSGLMVETMRETRRLLLYKDQSTIENLYEEHLAIYRAILSQDEEKARLAMMFHLERVEVILKEFFSVAAK; from the coding sequence ATGAAGTATAGACAAATAAAACAAACAAAAATTTATGAAGAGGTTGCAGATGCTGTCCATGATAAGATTAAATCGGGTGAATTAAAACCAGGAGACAAGCTAGATTCTGTGCAACAACTTGCAGAAAATTTTTGTGTTAGTAGATCGGCAGTTAGAGAGGCATTAACTGCATTAAAAGCAATGGGTCTTATTGAAATGAAACAGGGTGAAGGGACGTATATACGCGAATTTGAACCAACTTTAATTTCTTCTCCTTTAACATCCGCTATCTTGATGAATGAGGATGATGTCAGGAATCTTGTGGAGGTACGTAAAATCCTTGAGGACGGTATTGTTGTTGCCGCAGCGAAAAAGAGAAGTGAAGCAGACTTAGAAGCCATGTTGCAAGCACTTCAAGATATGGAAAATGCAAATGGGAATGAAGAGCTTGGGGAAAAAGCAGATTTCCAGTTTCATTTTGCATTGGCATCAGCAACTAGAAATCCGTTATTGGTAAGCTTAATAAATAATGTATCTGGCTTAATGGTTGAAACCATGCGAGAAACTAGACGTTTATTGCTATATAAAGATCAATCTACCATTGAGAATTTATACGAAGAGCACTTGGCAATATATAGAGCAATCTTGAGTCAGGATGAGGAAAAGGCAAGATTGGCAATGATGTTCCATCTAGAAAGGGTGGAGGTCATACTAAAAGAATTTTTTAGTGTGGCAGCAAAATGA
- a CDS encoding (Fe-S)-binding protein, which translates to MKVTLFATCLVDLFRSNVGKATVELLERLGCEIDFPESQVCCGQPSYNSGYVEQTKGAMKKMIETFENAEVVVSPSGSCAYMFQEYPHIFKGDPVWEPRAKKLAAKTYELTQFIVEVLKIEDVGARFDATVTYHTSCHMTRLLGVKRPPMVLLENVKGLKFTELPGKEQCCGFGGTFAVKMQHISEQMVDEKVQHVEETGAEYLIGADEGCLLNIRGRVDRKGKQIKVMHIAELLNMR; encoded by the coding sequence ATGAAGGTAACCCTTTTTGCCACTTGCTTAGTGGATCTTTTCCGAAGTAATGTTGGAAAAGCAACTGTAGAACTACTTGAACGTTTAGGGTGTGAAATTGATTTCCCAGAATCGCAAGTCTGCTGTGGTCAGCCATCTTATAATAGCGGCTATGTAGAACAAACAAAAGGTGCAATGAAAAAGATGATTGAAACCTTTGAAAATGCAGAGGTTGTCGTATCCCCATCTGGCTCATGTGCATATATGTTCCAAGAATACCCACATATTTTCAAAGGGGATCCGGTTTGGGAGCCAAGAGCGAAAAAACTTGCAGCAAAGACATACGAATTAACACAATTTATCGTTGAAGTATTAAAAATAGAGGATGTTGGAGCTCGATTTGATGCAACCGTTACATATCACACATCTTGTCACATGACGAGACTTCTTGGGGTAAAGCGTCCTCCAATGGTTCTTTTAGAAAATGTGAAGGGACTTAAATTTACTGAACTTCCAGGTAAGGAGCAATGCTGTGGGTTTGGTGGTACATTTGCTGTAAAAATGCAACATATTTCCGAGCAAATGGTAGATGAAAAGGTACAGCATGTTGAAGAAACTGGAGCAGAGTATCTAATTGGCGCAGATGAAGGGTGCTTATTGAATATTAGGGGTAGAGTTGATCGTAAAGGGAAGCAAATTAAGGTCATGCATATTGCCGAATTGTTAAATATGAGATAA
- a CDS encoding LutB/LldF family L-lactate oxidation iron-sulfur protein, whose amino-acid sequence MAMKIGEEKLKERLDKGINDSFMRGAVSNAQNSMGVRRRNATEELGNWEEWRSHGEEIRQHVLENLDYYLLQLSENVAKRGGHVFFAQTAKEANDYIRNVVVSKNAKKVVKAKSMVTEEISLNKTLEDAGCSVVETDLGEYILQVDDHDPPSHIVVPALHKNKEQIRDVFTEKLGYTGTEVPEELAAHARKMLRQEYLTADIGITGCNFAVAETGSISLVTNEGNADLVTSLPKTQITVMGMERLVPTFEEMEVLVGMLTRSAVGQKLTSYITVQTGPRDEGDIDGPEEFHLVIVDNGRSDILGGDFQSVLQCIRCAACINVCPVYRHVGGHSYNSIYSGPIGAVLTPLIGGYDEFKELPYMTTLCGACSDVCPVKIPLHTLLHKHRQIIVERDGRAPIAEKLLMKAFGFGAATPALYKFGTKFAPAAMNPFTVGEKITKGPGPLKAWTEMRDFPAPNKERFRDWWKTREKGGKA is encoded by the coding sequence ATGGCAATGAAAATTGGCGAGGAAAAATTAAAAGAGCGCCTAGATAAGGGAATCAATGATTCCTTTATGCGTGGAGCAGTTTCGAATGCCCAGAATAGTATGGGTGTTCGCCGTAGAAATGCTACCGAAGAACTAGGGAATTGGGAAGAGTGGCGCTCCCATGGTGAGGAAATACGTCAACATGTATTGGAAAACTTGGATTATTACTTACTCCAATTAAGTGAGAATGTTGCCAAAAGAGGTGGACATGTTTTTTTTGCACAGACCGCTAAAGAAGCCAATGATTATATCCGCAATGTCGTGGTGAGCAAAAATGCTAAAAAAGTAGTAAAAGCAAAATCAATGGTAACGGAGGAAATTAGTTTAAATAAAACCTTGGAGGATGCCGGTTGTTCCGTAGTAGAGACAGATCTTGGCGAGTATATACTCCAAGTAGATGATCATGATCCACCATCCCATATTGTTGTCCCTGCTTTGCATAAAAACAAAGAACAAATTCGGGACGTATTTACTGAAAAACTCGGGTACACGGGGACAGAAGTACCAGAGGAACTTGCAGCTCACGCTCGTAAAATGTTGCGCCAAGAGTATTTAACTGCGGATATCGGAATTACTGGATGTAATTTTGCAGTGGCGGAAACAGGCTCGATTAGCTTAGTAACAAACGAAGGAAATGCAGATTTAGTTACATCACTTCCAAAAACGCAAATTACTGTAATGGGGATGGAACGCCTTGTCCCAACTTTTGAAGAGATGGAAGTCCTTGTAGGAATGTTAACGCGTAGTGCAGTTGGTCAAAAGCTGACCAGTTATATCACAGTTCAAACAGGTCCTCGTGATGAAGGTGATATCGATGGACCAGAGGAATTCCACTTAGTTATTGTTGATAATGGTCGTTCAGACATCCTTGGTGGAGATTTCCAATCAGTACTACAATGCATTCGCTGTGCTGCTTGTATCAATGTATGTCCAGTATACCGTCATGTAGGTGGACATTCATACAATTCCATTTATTCAGGACCAATTGGAGCAGTATTAACTCCGCTAATTGGAGGATATGATGAATTTAAAGAACTTCCATATATGACAACACTTTGTGGAGCATGTTCAGATGTATGCCCAGTGAAGATTCCGCTGCATACGCTCCTTCATAAGCATCGTCAAATTATAGTAGAGCGGGATGGGAGAGCTCCTATTGCTGAAAAACTACTGATGAAAGCATTTGGTTTTGGAGCAGCCACCCCAGCACTATACAAATTTGGAACTAAGTTCGCACCTGCTGCCATGAATCCCTTCACGGTTGGTGAAAAAATTACCAAAGGTCCAGGACCTTTAAAGGCATGGACGGAGATGCGTGATTTCCCTGCACCAAATAAAGAGAGATTCCGGGATTGGTGGAAAACTAGGGAAAAAGGAGGAAAAGCATAA
- a CDS encoding LutC/YkgG family protein: MQGTIQNRDAFLQTIAKRLGRQTVKSEVEIPKYKFSPQNEVLRDATQEELVDVLREQCKNIHTTFVTTNKKELASTLKETVKAYGGGPISAWDDVRFSEYGLDPLMKQEWPNEKIDIQTWDPAKGKANIEFVEKANIGLTVSDITLAESGTVVLLSDKGKGRNVSFLPINSIIIVPKSSIVPRMTQAARILREKVKNGEHIASCINFISGPSNSADIELNLVVGVHGPVRATYIVVEDI; the protein is encoded by the coding sequence ATGCAGGGGACAATTCAAAATCGTGATGCTTTTTTACAAACTATCGCAAAACGTCTAGGTCGGCAAACAGTGAAATCAGAAGTCGAAATTCCAAAATATAAGTTTAGTCCTCAGAATGAAGTGTTACGAGACGCAACTCAAGAGGAATTAGTTGATGTATTAAGAGAGCAATGCAAAAACATCCATACAACTTTTGTAACTACCAATAAAAAAGAACTAGCTTCTACACTTAAAGAAACAGTGAAAGCCTACGGTGGCGGACCTATTTCAGCTTGGGATGATGTGCGTTTTTCAGAGTATGGTTTAGATCCTTTAATGAAGCAGGAATGGCCAAACGAAAAGATTGACATCCAAACTTGGGACCCTGCAAAAGGAAAAGCAAACATTGAGTTTGTTGAAAAAGCTAATATTGGGCTTACAGTAAGTGATATTACTCTCGCAGAGTCTGGTACTGTTGTATTGTTAAGTGATAAAGGAAAAGGAAGGAACGTTAGCTTCCTGCCTATTAATTCAATTATAATCGTGCCAAAAAGCAGTATTGTTCCACGTATGACGCAGGCGGCAAGAATTTTACGTGAAAAAGTTAAGAACGGGGAACATATCGCTTCATGCATTAACTTCATTTCAGGACCTAGTAACTCAGCAGATATTGAGTTGAATCTTGTTGTTGGGGTTCATGGACCGGTAAGAGCAACTTATATTGTCGTTGAGGATATTTAA
- a CDS encoding transposase, with the protein MGDQRQSYSEQFKKETVKFAQEQQQKKTMRDIADELKVPLSCLHDWMTKYRQFEYEPLAVEERIKKLEQELKEKERELKEKDKKLAVTEEELAIVKKAVHIFSRPRT; encoded by the coding sequence ATGGGTGACCAACGTCAGAGTTATAGTGAACAATTTAAAAAAGAAACAGTTAAGTTTGCACAAGAACAACAACAAAAAAAGACTATGAGAGATATTGCGGATGAGTTAAAAGTTCCGCTTAGCTGCCTACATGACTGGATGACAAAATATCGTCAATTTGAATATGAACCTTTGGCGGTTGAAGAACGAATAAAAAAGCTAGAACAAGAATTGAAAGAAAAAGAACGTGAATTAAAGGAAAAAGACAAAAAGTTAGCTGTCACAGAAGAAGAATTGGCCATTGTAAAAAAGGCGGTGCACATCTTCAGCAGACCAAGAACATGA
- a CDS encoding IS3 family transposase has translation MRFQFIEDHRSEFSVVKMCKVLEVSTSGYFKWRNHKPSQQGVQRERIKERIVHYYNDSDSVYGSPKITKLLLKEGYNITERTVSIYMKELGLRSCVSKKFKVCTTNSNHEYPVAPNRLNQEFTTTAPNKVWVVDITYIPCREGRLYLATVLDLYTREIVGWRLYGHLETQLVLDALEDAYKLRNPEKGLLHHSDRGSQYASKDYRERLEEYKMEASMSRTGNCYDNACAESFFSLVKKELLRGRKFQTKDQAYTEIYRYIEFFYNRKRIHSSIGYVSPVQYSQQYCRGRLNKG, from the coding sequence ATGAGGTTTCAATTCATTGAAGACCATCGCTCGGAGTTCTCGGTGGTGAAGATGTGTAAAGTGTTAGAGGTATCCACGAGCGGTTATTTCAAATGGAGAAATCATAAACCGAGTCAACAAGGAGTACAAAGGGAACGGATTAAAGAACGTATTGTACACTATTATAATGATTCCGACAGTGTATATGGTAGTCCGAAAATTACTAAGTTATTACTAAAAGAAGGATATAATATCACGGAAAGAACAGTTAGTATTTACATGAAGGAACTAGGTTTACGATCTTGTGTTTCCAAGAAATTTAAAGTTTGTACAACAAATTCGAATCATGAATACCCTGTAGCACCTAATAGATTAAATCAAGAATTCACTACAACAGCACCAAACAAGGTATGGGTAGTAGATATCACTTATATTCCTTGTCGGGAAGGACGCTTATATTTAGCTACTGTACTTGACCTGTACACTCGAGAAATAGTAGGTTGGCGCCTTTATGGACATCTGGAAACTCAATTAGTTCTTGATGCTTTAGAAGACGCTTATAAGTTAAGAAATCCAGAAAAAGGTTTGCTTCACCACTCAGACCGTGGGTCTCAGTATGCATCTAAGGATTACCGGGAAAGACTTGAGGAATATAAAATGGAGGCGAGCATGAGTCGTACAGGAAACTGTTATGATAATGCTTGTGCAGAATCCTTCTTTAGTCTGGTTAAAAAAGAATTATTAAGAGGTAGAAAATTTCAAACTAAAGATCAAGCTTACACCGAGATTTATCGTTACATTGAATTTTTCTATAACCGTAAAAGAATTCATAGTTCAATTGGATATGTATCACCAGTGCAGTATTCACAACAATACTGCAGGGGAAGGCTTAATAAAGGGTAG
- a CDS encoding copper amine oxidase N-terminal domain-containing protein, translated as MKKNKVKWFSFFTILMLGAFSSGVGVLADHDDDEKGDHSKSYEERYQENDHYGDDEDDDGDYENEDGYEGGTSGEVQQTPAQTGYWNFWMREAVSTQDTQLPISTPADVKVTIDGVANSIHVIPQDGQLLVSGEKLAKLISAKTSYYPKSRILVLKNTDTELIVRAGSNAAYENQNKTPMPIKTQYIEKSLYIPISVVGNAMGYRVLWNEAEQILVLEKI; from the coding sequence ATGAAAAAGAACAAAGTTAAATGGTTTTCCTTTTTTACCATCCTCATGTTAGGAGCCTTTTCATCAGGGGTCGGAGTATTGGCAGATCATGATGATGATGAAAAAGGGGACCATTCAAAATCCTATGAAGAACGGTATCAAGAAAATGACCATTATGGTGATGATGAAGATGACGATGGAGATTACGAAAACGAAGATGGCTATGAGGGTGGAACTAGTGGAGAAGTTCAGCAGACACCTGCACAAACAGGGTATTGGAACTTTTGGATGAGAGAGGCGGTATCAACCCAAGACACTCAACTTCCAATTTCAACACCTGCTGATGTAAAAGTAACGATTGATGGTGTTGCCAATAGTATTCACGTCATTCCACAGGATGGTCAACTTTTAGTTTCAGGTGAAAAACTAGCAAAACTAATTTCAGCTAAGACCTCTTATTATCCAAAAAGCCGAATTTTGGTATTAAAAAATACGGATACTGAGTTAATTGTCAGAGCAGGATCCAATGCAGCTTACGAAAATCAAAATAAAACACCAATGCCGATTAAGACGCAGTATATTGAAAAATCATTGTATATTCCCATTAGTGTAGTTGGAAATGCCATGGGTTATCGTGTGTTATGGAATGAAGCTGAACAAATTCTTGTTTTGGAAAAAATTTAA
- a CDS encoding FAD:protein FMN transferase, giving the protein MIVNQADLKSGNELAFQAMNTNFFVSISNSLMMNWKDHIINWFEYVEKEWSRFQGDNELSLLNDTKIGETLVLSPPLFDILVKSDDYHQKTRGFFSPYLMEQIQLHGYDRSFPFEKAETKERTGFQSDANQPTPFEFNKAELSVTRVAKGKVDLGGIGKGYAVESAANWLQRFADATYGIVDGGGDISVWSNGEKDWEIGIADPYDQNKEIKQINLKNGSVATSNIVYRSWKQGNEMKHHILNGRTGLPVDTGIVQATVVTSNCLDAEVCAKLCFMENGPALEKLLSDINSNYKAVLIQRDGNLIIT; this is encoded by the coding sequence GTGATCGTCAATCAAGCAGATCTTAAATCAGGAAACGAGCTAGCATTTCAAGCGATGAATACAAATTTTTTCGTATCAATTTCCAATAGTCTCATGATGAATTGGAAAGATCACATCATTAATTGGTTCGAGTATGTTGAGAAAGAATGGTCCAGATTTCAAGGAGATAACGAATTGTCACTTCTTAACGATACAAAGATAGGCGAAACGTTGGTTTTATCTCCTCCTCTCTTTGATATTTTAGTAAAGTCAGATGATTATCACCAGAAAACAAGGGGCTTTTTTTCACCTTACTTAATGGAGCAAATTCAGCTTCATGGATATGATCGCTCATTTCCGTTTGAAAAGGCTGAAACAAAGGAACGGACCGGCTTTCAATCCGATGCTAACCAACCAACCCCATTTGAATTTAACAAAGCTGAATTATCTGTTACCAGAGTAGCTAAAGGAAAGGTGGATTTAGGTGGAATTGGCAAAGGATATGCGGTCGAATCGGCGGCTAACTGGCTACAACGATTTGCGGATGCTACCTATGGAATCGTAGATGGGGGAGGAGATATATCGGTTTGGTCAAACGGTGAAAAGGACTGGGAAATTGGAATTGCGGATCCTTATGATCAAAACAAGGAAATCAAACAAATCAACTTAAAAAATGGCAGTGTGGCTACCTCTAATATTGTCTACCGGAGTTGGAAACAAGGAAATGAAATGAAACATCATATTTTAAATGGGCGAACAGGTTTACCAGTAGACACGGGAATCGTTCAGGCGACAGTTGTCACTTCGAATTGTTTAGATGCTGAGGTTTGTGCAAAGCTGTGTTTTATGGAAAATGGTCCTGCTTTAGAGAAACTACTATCTGATATCAACTCTAACTATAAAGCTGTTCTTATTCAACGTGATGGGAACTTAATCATAACTTAA
- a CDS encoding ferric reductase-like transmembrane domain-containing protein — MFNEYFSTWNLIRVSGLLSYFLLTVSLALGFLQSFSSLKKRKGDLLLLHQTSGWIGLLGIVFHMMMLFWDQYVQYPILSIIIPFYSKNEPFYSGLGTLSFYLFLIVIGSSDFFIKKLGRTVWKKVHLLAIPAWILMAFHGLMIGTDSSEIWAASIYIGSVIMIMLLGIGKGMESASINQNNSVTKKTQ, encoded by the coding sequence GTGTTTAATGAATATTTTTCAACATGGAACCTAATTAGGGTTTCTGGATTATTGAGTTACTTTTTATTGACTGTCTCGCTTGCCTTGGGCTTTTTACAATCGTTCTCTTCGCTTAAAAAAAGAAAAGGTGACTTGTTACTACTTCACCAAACGAGCGGATGGATAGGATTGCTTGGTATCGTGTTTCATATGATGATGCTTTTTTGGGATCAATATGTGCAGTATCCCATCTTAAGTATCATCATTCCGTTTTATTCGAAAAATGAACCCTTTTATTCAGGATTAGGAACCCTGTCGTTCTATCTGTTTTTAATTGTAATTGGATCCTCAGATTTCTTTATAAAAAAATTAGGGAGAACAGTTTGGAAAAAAGTACATCTGTTGGCTATCCCTGCTTGGATATTAATGGCCTTTCACGGATTAATGATTGGCACTGATTCTTCGGAGATATGGGCAGCAAGCATATATATCGGTTCGGTTATCATGATTATGTTACTCGGAATAGGTAAAGGAATGGAATCAGCGTCAATCAATCAAAATAATAGCGTAACTAAAAAAACGCAGTAG
- a CDS encoding sensor histidine kinase, which translates to MFKDVKKKLTLLYTFSLLFLLILFITALYFFISHEIESKEQEELRHYLDKERGDFLDDDDYHHDENHKLEFDPDKKIFFYVYTDSNKFLSGEETIAGLSSKIKKINSEEKGSPSLVITDKWQDTHYIVIKESLQLKHDLNANVYIGMDITNEKHLIQNITWLLIALTILFSILFGFLGYYLAGQAMKPIRQAFETQKKFVSDASHELRTPLSIFYSSIDLLMREEKNNLSPFGQEVLHDVKSETEMMNKLISDLLFLARSDNRHFHIETEEMNLSLLLQSLCRKISLTVPPHIDFKEQIQEDIHFLGDEVRIHQLIYILLDNAFRYTVQGHVILALKKQADSIIITIEDSGNGIHKNDLPHIFDRFYRGDTSRVRDGSGLGLSIAKSIVLAHGGNITVKSELGVGTIFTIVFNTTNLK; encoded by the coding sequence ATGTTTAAGGATGTAAAAAAGAAATTAACTCTCCTTTATACTTTTTCCTTGCTATTTTTACTAATTTTATTTATTACTGCCCTTTACTTTTTCATTTCGCATGAAATTGAATCGAAGGAACAAGAAGAACTTAGGCACTACCTCGATAAGGAGAGAGGGGATTTCCTCGATGATGATGATTATCATCACGATGAAAATCACAAACTAGAATTCGATCCTGATAAAAAAATATTTTTCTACGTCTATACGGACTCTAACAAATTTCTTTCAGGAGAAGAAACAATAGCGGGCCTTTCTTCAAAAATCAAAAAAATTAACTCAGAGGAAAAGGGTTCTCCTTCTCTAGTCATCACTGACAAGTGGCAGGATACGCATTATATAGTAATTAAAGAATCTCTTCAGCTCAAGCATGACTTGAACGCGAATGTTTATATTGGTATGGATATCACCAACGAAAAACACTTAATTCAAAATATTACCTGGCTCTTAATTGCCTTAACCATATTATTTAGTATCCTTTTTGGATTTCTAGGTTATTATCTTGCGGGCCAAGCGATGAAACCAATTAGGCAAGCTTTTGAAACTCAAAAAAAATTCGTATCCGACGCATCTCATGAGTTACGAACACCATTAAGTATTTTTTATAGTTCAATTGATTTATTAATGAGGGAAGAGAAAAATAATTTAAGCCCTTTCGGTCAAGAAGTACTCCATGATGTTAAATCGGAAACGGAAATGATGAATAAGCTGATTAGTGATTTGTTGTTTTTAGCAAGAAGTGATAATCGACATTTTCATATTGAAACTGAAGAAATGAACCTATCCCTGCTGCTTCAGTCGCTTTGTCGAAAGATTTCTTTAACGGTACCGCCTCATATTGATTTTAAAGAACAAATACAAGAAGACATCCATTTTCTTGGGGATGAGGTGAGAATTCACCAACTAATCTATATATTACTAGATAATGCGTTTAGATATACCGTACAGGGGCATGTCATACTTGCTTTAAAAAAACAAGCAGATTCTATTATCATAACGATTGAAGACTCTGGCAATGGTATTCACAAAAACGATCTTCCACACATATTTGACCGTTTTTACCGTGGTGACACTTCAAGGGTGAGAGATGGATCGGGATTAGGGCTTTCGATTGCAAAATCGATTGTTTTAGCACATGGGGGGAATATTACCGTTAAAAGTGAACTAGGAGTTGGGACAATTTTCACAATTGTTTTTAATACAACAAACTTAAAATGA
- a CDS encoding winged helix-turn-helix domain-containing protein — MVVGLDSGADDYIIKPFQFEELLARLRAVSRRKDKIIEDIFEVGDLTLNLTTHIVTRQYDVIDLSKKEYHLLELLLRNKNQVISREILFEKVWGFETFVSENALDTLVKLLRKKIDLPGEPSVIQTIRGIGYLVRDPHV; from the coding sequence ATGGTAGTAGGGCTGGATTCGGGTGCGGACGACTATATTATTAAACCCTTTCAATTTGAAGAATTACTTGCCCGCTTAAGAGCGGTATCGAGGAGAAAAGACAAGATTATTGAAGATATCTTCGAGGTGGGTGACCTTACACTAAATCTAACTACCCATATTGTGACTAGACAATACGATGTCATCGACCTTTCAAAAAAGGAATATCACCTACTTGAATTGTTACTTAGAAATAAAAATCAAGTCATTTCCCGTGAGATTTTATTTGAAAAAGTATGGGGATTTGAGACGTTCGTTTCAGAAAATGCCTTAGATACATTAGTGAAACTATTACGAAAAAAGATTGATTTACCTGGGGAACCCTCAGTGATCCAAACCATAAGAGGAATTGGGTATTTAGTGAGGGATCCTCATGTTTAA